The following nucleotide sequence is from Cicer arietinum cultivar CDC Frontier isolate Library 1 chromosome 2, Cicar.CDCFrontier_v2.0, whole genome shotgun sequence.
ACAAATACTTCAGCTTAGAATGTTGTACTCCCATGGAAGAAGCTGTAATCCATGATACCTGATGACATACTTCAACAACACAACCACATTTTCCATTTCTTTCCGAACAAGATATCCAGAATGCCAGATCAATTTGTTAGGAACATTTAAAAGATtggataaaataaaagatgactTTTATTGATTGAATGAAAAGGAGAAAGAGTTCTCCTCCAAGGGTTTCCTCTTGCAACTGAGCCACTGCTCTGTTTTTCTAAACTAACAAATCTGAATCATCTCTCCCTTCTACCCTTGCTCAGTTACCACTTACTCCTTTTTAAGAAATGCCACCTCTATTccaacaacattaagtaacaaACTATTGATACTCTACTGTAATTAACTGTTGATATTTGGGAATATCTAAGAGGAAGTATGTTCTATTCATGGTGTATCTTTAGAAAAAAATGCAAGATTAGATTTGGTTGCAGTTATCAAGATACAAGCCATAGTATAACATGCATAAACAATTCTGAAATTAGCACATTTCACAATTTAAGGATCACGAATGAGTTTCAGTTTGATTCAATCACCTTTAGCTCCTTTTCAGTAGCAATGTCATGAGACAATAACAGCTTTCTTACTCTCTCAATTGGATCACGCTCCTACAATCATATTAGCCaagagaaaaaatttaaaatgaactcgtcaaaatattaaattggcAAGATGTTTATACATGCTGGCAAACATGACAAACCTGTCTCACACCAGAAATTTCATCACGTGTTCGGTATGTGCTGCCAGGATCAGACATGGAGTGACCATGGTATCTGTAAGTGTCCATTTCGAGAATCTGGacagaaaaaatattaagataCAGAAATCAATCAAAATCTGAGAGAATAAACTTTGATTGTTTGATCAACACTAAAACAACAGACAGctacattaatttaaaataaagtgcCTCATACACCAATTCTTTTCACTTAAGTCGTGCAATCAATATTCCTGCACTGTGAGATCAAAAAAGAGGGGCCAAATGCCAGTGCTATTCGACCATGtaacaaatttatataatttgtttaaagtAACAAATTCAAGTAGTCATAACAGAAAAAACAATAACTCACAAGGGGCCCATTCTTCAAAGCATGCTCCTTTGCAAATATACAAGCTTGTTTCACAGCAAGAACATCCATGCCATCTACCTGAaaaagtatttaattaaaattaatttttgtttaaaaaaggtTGTTTGAAAACACATGTATATAGCTGTGCAATGCATACGTGCATACAATACAAGTGTATAAGCTTAATCATTAAATACACACTTAAATAAGGGTAGCAACGAACATATATACCCAACCGAAACAGACCACATATAGGTAATATAGTTCTACATATTTAGACAGCAACGTATAGACATCAATATCAATATTCAATACAAGAATAAGAAAAATGGCCAGCACTCAAAAATTAAAACCCAATTCAGACTCTTAAAAGTTATCTGACAAGActtaaagatttaaaaaaaaaattaaaagaggcCTCAAATCTTACTGAAATAAAAAGAGGAAGAGCGCGGGAGAGAGACTTAAGAATGATATAGTTTAACAGTTGTTTACCCACATTTTCAAAGAAAACATATCcaatgaaagaaaaattaagCATAAGCCATAAGCATACAATGCACAATCTTGGAACAATATTCCAAtacactattttaattaaattacgcAACACCAGGTCTAAAAAAAGCTCTCTGTAACAGTATAAGTACACAGCCCTTCATATATACCAAATGCACAACAAAACTCATTACTTCTAAGTTCTATCAAATAAAACACTGGTCCTTAAGCTTTGAGAAGCATATTCAATAGAGTAAGCCCTTTCATCAGACAAAATAATCATAACCGGAGCACCAAATACATCACCTCCATTCACAAGTTCAAAATGTCATTTCCGTATTGGTATGTTCACTTAACCAAATTCCCTTATTAGTAAACAACACTGTTACAAATCCATCCATCGATCCTTTCCAACTCCAAATTAAAAGTCACACAATAAACTATAGGAAATATAGAAGGCACTGGATTTCAAAGAATCTAATTATTCACTTTTACTAAGAATCAACCATTTCAAAGAATCTAATTAATCACTTTTACCAAGATCacccacacacacacacacactatgGAACACCATCGCTTCAAATTGAAGGAGTGTTCGATGTCTAACTCGTGTCAATGTATGACACCGACACATATAGTTTACATGCAAttacttctattttttaaaattattaccgGTGTCCATGAATCAGTGTCAGATATCAGTACTTCATATTGCATGCAAACACACCAAAACAAGAACTCAAACAAAATCCAACCAAAAATCAAAACCAAAAGAGAAAATCCTTAAACCAACCTTCAATCCAGGAACATAATCCCCTCTCTTGTAATAAGCAGGACTCTTAGCAGCTCTCCACTCAGCAGTTCCCATTCCATCTaatttctcaaaccaaaaaCACGCATCAATCAACCaatcaaccaaaaaaaaaaaaaaccaaatttcaaAACCTCCAAACttcaacaaacaaacaaacaaaagagaAACTCACAATGATTATTCTCACAAACCAAAATAGCAGGAAGATCCCAAAGAGCAGCAATATTAAGAGCCTCAAAAAGCTGCCCTTGATTAGCAGCACCATCACCATACAAAGCAAAAGTAACACTCTCATCTTTCAAATATTTCTGACCAAAAGCCAAACCACAACCAAGAGGAACTTGAGCACCAACAATTCCATGTCCACCATAAAACCCAGAATCCTTCTTATAAAAATGCATTGAACCACCTTTCCCTTTAGAACACCCATCACGCCGTCCCATAAGTTCAGAATAAATCTCAACTAGGGTTCCGCCACGACCGAGGAAAGTACAGTGATCACGGTAAGCAGTGATTATACAGTCCTTTTTAGTTGTTCCGGCTTCCATACCGACGGCGACGGCTTCTTGACCGTCGTAGAGGTGGCAGAAACCGCGGATGAGTTTGGCTTTGTAGAGTGAATCAGCAGCGATTTCCATGCGGCGCATTAAGGCCATGGTGCGGAAGAATGAGAGAAGTTCAGAGGGAGATGTGGTGACGGAGCGTGAGGGAGGATCGGTGTTGTGGGCGGTAAAAGGGATGGAGGTTTCGATTGTGAGAGTGGTGGTTGTGTCGGAGGTGATCGGACGGTTGAGAGTGAAGAAGGCAGAGGAGAAGGGTTTGAAGAAATTGGATCCGATgtttgaagaagatgaacataaACGTGATAGAGCCATGTTGATCTcttactacaaaaaaaaaagttgatggagttttttttgtttgagttgAATGAAAATGAATTGTGTTTTGTGAGAACAGCGAAGACTGAAGAGAATGTGTAAGCAACGTTTtgattttgatgtgtttgagaaGAGACTCTGtgagaaaaagagagaaagCTTAAAAATGAATTcatgattttattatttatttaattttgtgatATGCTAAAATTTAGGGAAAGTGTGTGTGAGGAATTTTTGTGGGGGCGAATTTTGTGTGTTGCTTTTGTCTCCACGAGTTGAGTactctttaaattaattaattattaattttgattgattAGGAGGAGAAAAAGAAAGGGTATTTGAGAGTCGCTATTGCTCTAACGAATCAGTGTTGCTGTGCGATTGGCTGCTTTGTTCATCTATGGTTAACtgtaattttgtcaaaaatgaAAGTCTTAAACGGTTTAAATTAAATCAGTGTACATAATTAGCCTTAAATATTTTGTTCGGTCTTCGTATGTATCCTTATTTTCTGTATAGATTCTCCAAACAAAAATAGTCATTAACCTTGTGTTACTTTTAGAGCATCTTCAACTAAAGCCCATTTTTTCTAGAGCTTGGAATATAGACGGTCTCAACTTAAAATTTGCAAAAagtattattaaatatgaaggttccgataaattaataatatcattttttttattatttgattgaattttttcacTTTAAGTTATAAGATCCGATAAAATGCTAGAATTATAGGAGAGTTGAAAACATTAAGTATATAGATGGATAAACGGATCAACCGATTTATCACGTGGTCCGtgtaactataatatttttaaaaatataataaatatattacttttgaaTTTGTTAATGAGTTACAGACTAATTAATACTTTTgtgttatataaattatattttagtatcatattttttttgttatacttTTGTTGTTGGTATGGACTATTCTTGTTAAGTGTCATTTCTagcttttttttcttatttagtacttagaatattaaattatctactataatagtttttttagcttttcttttaaataggagacttttttaatttcaatttttcagTTCTTtcttacaaaataattatacattattttaattttaacttaattgtaattttagttcttctatttttaacaattcatacaattgatttcttattttaaaagtcaatagTTTTGttcatttatcatattttgaactaaaaaaaataataatttgacatattttatgaatgttaatcattctacatcatcatatcatatgtcaTGTTACTTAAAATATGTTACATCGTTGTttgttagttaaaaaaaatcaaaatgaaggactaaattgtcaaattttaaaatagttgaaCCGATTtagtgaattgataaaaataaggggactaaaattgtaattaaacatTTAGTTTGTATGATCCATGTATCACCCCATTCAACTGCAAGCTAATGCAGAACAAACTCGGACCAACATATTACAATTCGTTATCTTTTGTGGATAGACTAACTCGATCCAAGTCTAAGAGTTAATAAGTTCAAGTCTAAAGGAAACAAAGAGTTCAAAAAAGGAGAACAAAAATTCATCACACCCCTCTAGATAGAACATGTTTAGATAAGAATGAATCAACTTGTTACACAGTCTCTTAATATGACTAAAATACCTAAACTTAAATTTGAGGACTAAACCTCAACACTCCTTGAAACAATGCAAAACATAAAACCGATAACACTTCTTCTATAACCTTAAAACAAATCTCGTATGCAAATTTAATACCAAGTGAAATTCCAATCACCTTAGTAATCAATGATTTGGAAAGACTCAATTCTTTCACAAAGTTGTGGCCACTGGCAGACCTTGTGAATTTCTAATAATACACCTAAAACCTCAACTGTTAGACGAAGCTACTGCACCAATGCTCATTTTGAGAAAATCAGGAAAATGTGACAAAGGAACATAATTGGGTGAGTTAGGTTCAAATGTTGCAAAGGAAGAATTGGATTGAGGGTCTTCGGACACATTTCATCATTAGTATAGTAGAAATCCATCcaataaatagttttttcaaTAGAGTGGTCGACAtgtattttcttattattaaagatgataattaaaGTTCAAGAATAAATATGTTCTTATTAATTGAAGTGTGCTTCTCATTAATACAATAGATGAAGTTGTATTTATATACTATTATGTAAAAGATGAATCAAACCACGAGTTATGCAAGTAGTAAATTAAGCGTATGacacaacaacaaatttatACTCAATTGAGCAATTGTGTAACCAAAATCCTTACTTAAGACTTTAATAGTTTCCAAGAAAAAGTATTTACCCCTCAAAAACTTTATTCCACTAGAAGTATTTATTTGAGAATATCATATTATTTCTAGTTTTTCAAACTATCCATATActagaaaacaaaataattggTAGTCTTTGATATGTAACATCCCACTTTTTGGGACATCATTTCGAAATACTAAGTTAAATAAGattccatttttttaatgaaaatattttaattctcgCACAAACAAAATACACAATCACACACAAATTTAACCAACCAAtcgataattaattaaaaattctcAAGGTTTATGATTCAAAAATGTCACACCAGAATAGAAAGATAATAAATGGTATGAACTAGAGTCTAACATAAATAAAGTCCTAAAGCTGACCATCATTACCCATCttagaaattaaaagaaatactTCGTCTATTCATCCGAAAATCCCTCCGGTTGCGAAAGCAAATTGGGGATGTCACCTGccaaatgtaagggtcatcttcaaataacaaacacaaagcaaatatacatgcatatatagttgttatagcaaAATGCAGGAAACCTATTTATTAGACTATATGTCAGTGCATGATTCCGAAATATCACCACTCTGTAGAGCAAATAGTCTCACCATTGGACAATGTCCAACTGTTAGACTTGTCCCACCGTTGGACAAATGCTCTTTAGAATTTCATGTTCAGTACTCCACCGTTGAATATTCCTGTGAATCGTGTTTCCTTTGCAATGAATTTTCGTCACGTGCTCGTGACTAAATTCAGGCCACCAATGCATGCATGAATGTCATCGTCTTAGTTAGTAACAAAATATCACTCAACCAGAGCGTCCAAGACCATTCAACATTGTCTTAAACCAACCTAGCTTAGACACAAGGTCATCACCTTGAATAATCACCCAATACCAATCAACATACGCAAATCATTTAATCTCATAATATCATTCATAAACATGTAATTCATATAACacatattttgaagataacgTACAAACAAAGCCAATACATAACATCATAGTATATTTATATCACGTATAATTCAAATAAGAAAACgaatggagtgatgcccttatCGTTACTAAAGTTGTTTCTAGAATTATGTTTCACAAACTCTTGTCTCACTCATTTCACACCTtcaaataagtaataattatcttaatatttaattgtatttcAACTACTAATTCATATTCAATAAAGTTTGAGTTTAATTTAAGATTTAGACAAACTCTTTTAAAACAaccaaattattataattaatttataaatcagCATGCACATAATTGtctcataaaaatcataactttaacTTTCTAGAAGGGATAACTATAACAACAACTTTCAACACATTTATTATTTCtagaaaaaaatcattatttttaacatcaataaggtttataaaaatttcttcaaaaattaaactatcacaacataatattttacccaaataaaaataaactcttttaatttattgactCATACTAATAAGTATTTCAACCATTTTAATAACAACAATTCTGACTCCTTCAAGATTGTAAAAATTTTAATCTAGaatcaatcaattattttaaaaccaactataacattttagaaatataaagaaaCATTTCAAATAGTAAAACTTTCCTAACAtctatttattgattttaacagCTCCAACTCATAAAACAATTCCTTGAATTAAGTTTTCAAAAAGGGTCAAAATAACATAGaacaataaaacaatcaatttcataataacaatgtatttttttctttttttttaaaaactaaaaagaatttcttacacaatattaataataataataataataacaacattaacaatgatgatgatgataataataataataataataataataataatgataataataataataataataataataataataataataataataataataaaataataataataataataacaataacaacaacaactttACCAtacaaatacatattttaatttacaaacataaatcTTGTACCAAAAATccttatttcaaaatcaaatgtCTTATCAAAATGAGTCATagagaaagtaaaaatattaatgcactatataaataaatcaaccaTAAGGATATAAACCACGTACTAATTTTTTGAACGAAATCGGAGTAAGTTTGCTGCACAAATTTATACTACCAGAAccaatatttcttttttttttttgaaactgtGTCCGCAATATCTCTCTTGCTCTATGTATGTGGCACacctttctctctctttttctttctttttttgtttattttattaacctaattgtaatttatattcCCTCACTAGCTAATAACTAGTAACTGACATATGGGTCACGCCCATTCCTTcccccttttttatttttttattgttattcttttaataaacaaacaaaacaaaacatacttctattattattaatttattagtattatttcaATTAGTTTATAAGGAGgcattattcaatttatttttttatttattttatttttaatcaaaattagcGACATATAGagtcaaattaaataacaatatatgcacttcaaaaataataattaaaattaatataaaatctagtaattactaataaaattaaataaaaaaaatgcatctcATTAACTATTAATAATAGGAAAAATGCAAATCTTACGTGATCCATCGTTCTTTTCTCCATGATTCGAACCTACAAATTATATTAGATGTTCTCCTCCTTCtacaataaaatcaaacaactttAAAATATCGCTCCATGCCATAGAAAAAATAGGACATATGAAAAAGAATAATAGGTGATCCATGTTTTCTAGTTCACTTTAGCATCCCACACAAAGGTTTGACTAGTTCAAGTTGACCCATTTCTTTATTAGGTTATCCTTTTTTGGTAACCAGACTAGGATTAACATCCATgcaataattgaattttttgcaTGATCaatttgttcaaaataaaaaatggcaCTATTAGAATCACTCTGACCCGTTTTATAATAAACCTTCTCCCTAATACCACTTATTATGAACGCCTTTTTTAGCTCCAAACCTGCTATAATCGATTAACATAATGCTAAACGCTCCTCATTCCATTGAACCAAATATCTTTTCTGCCTCCATTGAAATTCTCCACTTCATCATTGCTAATAAGCCACTCAACAATTGGCACATCTCTATGATATTCCTATATATGCTCTACTAAAATGATCACCCAACAAACTCCCTTCTATGTAAGGTTGGTATAACGAATATTGAATATTGAggcttaaaacaaaatattatttgaggtttttttaaaataaaaaatactaacaagTGTTTCAAGGTCCCttctttaaaaaatcaaatatagaaAAAGGTATTGAAGGTTGTGTAATCTAAACTTTAAAGATGTAAGAAAGTGAGATTTTAcactcaaattattttttttttaattttctttttagttttcttAACAAGTGCCATTAGAACATTTGTTAAAAtgatccttttaaaattaataataatattttattaaaaatattttttggtgttaaattcttattttttaaagtatgttgatataaagtttttattgtttatatatatatatatatatatatatatatatatatatatatatatatatatattgtggtGGAGCTTAGCCATTTTGTTTTATAGGTCAAAATTgtttagtaatttaaaaattaaaaccacacataataacaataatatttttaaattttagttcaatTGACAAATACCGATATTATTAGGTTGAACGTCTTGTCTAGAGTTCGAATATGGGATCTCGCACTTGTAcgagttaaatatataaaatttaccATCTTTTCTGAgacataaaaaacaattataatataaaaataaaagagtattaaataaattatgaaaaatttaattgtaaataaattttaaagaatataacAATGTGTGTGcagttgaaaaataatatatatgtgataTACGGCTAAATTCTAAATTAAATGTATTCTTTTTTAGTTAGTcgaaattaacttttaaaaatatcattagctttatgataattattaattaaatttaaaataataagacAAAATAGTGATCATAACCACTACTACAAAACAATTTATTAACATCAGTTACagaacatataatatatatctaataaAGGAGACCTAATTTAGAgtgttaatattataaaataaaattagaaaccTATAACCTTAACTTTATTAGTCTAAAGGTAGAACCCGCGCAGCTTCCACCCAAGTATCCCCTCCTAAAATAATGTATGATGTATCAGCtaccatttttattttcaaaaatcttaTATGGCAATGTTTAAGAACGATTGCACTTGGTCTATCATATAATTAAACTAGAAACTAACCCCAAATAATACTTAGGTTAATAGAGAGGATTAGTTCGCGACaatttaaaaatgtgaaaaatccaaaacaaacaaataaagttTTTATGTTAAACATtacattttcatttattttttaattgtttaaacAATATTCTTAAAGTATTACTTGAAATTTGTCTATGattaatacataaattttaaaaaattataattaaaaaataatttgttcatATATGAAATTTGTAATTGCTACGTGAATActcaattaagttttttatttttttttggactTCTAAGATACATTtgcaaattaatatattttaattaaattaaattaatcgaTCAATAGTTGAATGACATGACTTTAATGAATTAGTTTAATTAAGTTTGAGTTTTAACACcaccaaacttttaaattttacactttagatttcttttgatttattatgatttttatttataagaataatttatataattattagagACTCAGTTGCATAGACAAATGTACTAGCACCAATGATTAAATCAACCTTTAATATACAATATATGAATGCACAATCGAATGAGTCAGAAGAAAACCAACTCAactattgattaaaattttgataggACCAATATACTCTTTTTTCTTTAAAGCACTGTAAGggttattgttttattttactcttttttatgtatctttaatttaatttatggaCTTTAAAAAAAGCATTTGGtacactaaaatataatttgtttaactAATTTTATCCTATTTCATATTATCATTCTCAAAAtatctttaatttatattttattattcaatagtCATTTTTGTATGCAACAAGTTCTTATACTATAGAAAATGAAACAATCACACTTTCCACTAAgcttttgttaataaaaataacaatgataaTATCATAAATTGTGTTTCTGGAAATTAATCATCATACAATATTTACAAATGGAACATACAACAGAGACAGAAAAGAAAACTACCCAGCAAGTTCACTTATTGGAGGCCGGTCCATGACATCAGAAGCAGCCCTTGCATTCCGCTGCAACAACGGATCAATATCTGGCAATTTAGGAATCTGAGCTAATAGATCAATGGTGCGTCGAAGGAGACGAGCTAGATCACCATCATCCATTGCACAATCCATCATTATTTCTCTCCATGTCAACCCAGAAGCCCAAGCTTCAACCATACCACAAAACTGGGTATCCAAAAAGCAAGATATTGTAACCCCATGTTTCTCCTGAATTTCCAGCAGGGCACTTCTTTGCTCATCCAATAGTGTTATGACATTGACTACAGTTGCAGAAGGCTCATAAATGTAATTGTTATTTTTCCAGGGTCTGACTTTGATACCCTCAGAAACCAAACCTGCACACACTGCAGCAAGTTGTGCAGGTTTTAGTTCTAGTAAGATTTTACTACGAAGAACCATCGCAAGCCATAGCTCATTTTCTCCACGAATTGCTGAGGCGGTTTCCCCCAATGGAAATATGACATGTGTATTAATATCTAAAGCTCTGGTTTCTCGTATGACGTTGCTAACCTGCATAAACTCCTTCCAACCTGAGGGTTCTATTTGTTCAATCCGATTAATCAAACGCTTGGATCTTGTCTTCAGTCGCTTGATTCTCTCCTCGATAAATTTGACCGTGTCTAGgattttattatattctttaTAGCCTTCGGTACGAGATATCTGCTTTTTCAAGCGTGCAACTTTATTTCTTTGGTCCCTGTATTGTTCAGTGGAATCTCTAAATGCTTGAGAGTTCAGTTGCAGCTCGTCATTCTCAGAGAAGCTACTCAAAACAGGAACGTTCAAGCTCCAGGACCATGTTTCCAGAGATCCTTCCGTGAACCATAAACCACCGTGTTCAGAGTGCGCAAGGTTATCCCACTTCATGTCCTCCTTATCAAGAAGATCACTCATAATTTCTCGAGGTCGGGCATCTCCTTCAACTAATGGAACATCGGGAAAACCTGTCTCATATACTGTTTTAATCCACTTTTCTGTAAATAGATACCAAGAGTTATCTGAGCCAAGAGCTACGTGATATGATGGTACATGATCTTCGTTCAATTCAGAATCAGTACTTTTTGATGACAAAGAATCGATAGAACCGATCATGTTTTTGAGTTTTGAAGCACTAAGGGAGTTGACCTTCCCCAAAAACACAGNNNNNNNNNNNNNNNNNNNNNNNNNNNNNNNNNNNNNNNNNNNNNNNNNNNNNNNNNNNNNNNNNNNNNNNNNNNNNNNNNNNNNNNNNNNNNNNNNNNNNNNNNNNNNNNNNNNNNNNNNNNNNNNNNNNNNNNNNNNNNNNNNNNNNNNNNNNNNNNNNNNNNNNNNNNNNNNNNNNNNNNNNNNNNNNNNNNNNNNNNNNNNNNNNNNNNNNNNNNNNNNNNNNNNNNNNNNNNNNNNNNNNNNNNNNNNNNNNNNNNNNNNNNNNNNNNNNNNNNNNNNNNNNNNNNNNNNNNNNNNNNNNNNNNNNNNNNNNNNNNNNNNNNNNNNNNNNNNNNNNNNNNNNNNNNNNNNNNNNNNN
It contains:
- the LOC101502752 gene encoding pyruvate dehydrogenase E1 component subunit alpha, mitochondrial gives rise to the protein MALSRLCSSSSNIGSNFFKPFSSAFFTLNRPITSDTTTTLTIETSIPFTAHNTDPPSRSVTTSPSELLSFFRTMALMRRMEIAADSLYKAKLIRGFCHLYDGQEAVAVGMEAGTTKKDCIITAYRDHCTFLGRGGTLVEIYSELMGRRDGCSKGKGGSMHFYKKDSGFYGGHGIVGAQVPLGCGLAFGQKYLKDESVTFALYGDGAANQGQLFEALNIAALWDLPAILVCENNHYGMGTAEWRAAKSPAYYKRGDYVPGLKVDGMDVLAVKQACIFAKEHALKNGPLILEMDTYRYHGHSMSDPGSTYRTRDEISGVRQERDPIERVRKLLLSHDIATEKELKDTEKEVRKEVDEAIAKAKESPVPDPSDLFTNVYVKGYGVEAYGADRKEVRVTLP